In one Enterobacteriaceae endosymbiont of Donacia thalassina genomic region, the following are encoded:
- a CDS encoding NAD(P)(+) transhydrogenase (Re/Si-specific) subunit beta, with protein MFDRSLIFIYTISAILFILSIASLSKKETSQRGNLLAINGMLIAIIITILKSPINNIGYVLIAILLGAIIGVSISKKIDMTKMPQLIAILHSFVGLTAILVGFNNYLLLINDKITFHKNINIQLIEIFISIFIGSITLIGSIVAFNKLSGIIKSKTLNIKHKNKIHVFTLFLSFIFMMIFLKTHNIKLQIIFLGLILLISLIFGYHLIMSIGGADMPVVISMLNSYSGWAAASSGFMLTNDLLIITGALVGSSGAILSYLMCKGMNRSFINVLLGGNKFFNKNSVLEDTQNFKKISIENTVEILKNSNSIIIVPGYGLAVSQAQYPLSEIVKKLRLLNITVKFAIHPVAGRLPGHMNVLLAEANIPYDIVLEMDEINKDFINTDTVLVIGANDTVNPSAQEDINSPISGMPVLEVWKANNIIILKRSMNQGYSGISNPLFYRDNSYMLFGDAKDVINKILKII; from the coding sequence ATGTTTGATAGGTCATTAATATTTATATACACTATATCTGCAATATTATTTATACTGAGTATTGCAAGTCTTTCAAAAAAAGAAACCTCTCAACGAGGTAATTTACTTGCTATTAATGGCATGCTTATTGCTATTATAATAACTATATTAAAATCACCAATTAATAATATTGGTTATGTATTAATAGCAATTTTATTAGGTGCAATTATAGGAGTTAGTATCTCAAAAAAAATTGATATGACTAAAATGCCTCAGTTAATTGCAATATTACATAGTTTTGTTGGATTAACTGCTATTCTTGTTGGATTTAATAATTATTTATTATTAATTAATGATAAAATTACATTTCATAAAAATATAAATATCCAATTAATAGAAATTTTTATCAGTATTTTTATTGGTTCAATAACTTTAATAGGGTCTATTGTTGCTTTTAATAAATTATCGGGAATAATTAAATCAAAAACTTTAAATATTAAACATAAAAATAAAATACATGTTTTTACATTATTTTTATCATTTATATTTATGATGATTTTTTTAAAAACACATAATATAAAATTACAAATTATTTTTTTAGGATTAATATTATTAATTTCATTAATATTTGGTTATCATTTAATAATGAGTATTGGTGGCGCAGATATGCCTGTAGTAATTTCAATGTTAAATTCCTATTCAGGATGGGCAGCTGCATCTTCTGGATTTATGTTAACTAATGATTTATTAATTATAACAGGGGCATTAGTAGGTTCTTCTGGTGCTATACTTTCATATTTAATGTGTAAAGGTATGAATAGATCATTTATTAATGTATTACTTGGAGGGAACAAATTTTTTAATAAAAATTCTGTTTTAGAAGATACACAAAATTTTAAAAAAATATCTATTGAAAATACAGTAGAAATATTAAAAAATTCTAATAGCATTATTATTGTTCCTGGATATGGTCTTGCTGTTTCTCAAGCACAATATCCCCTTTCCGAAATAGTAAAAAAATTACGTTTATTAAATATTACAGTAAAATTTGCTATTCATCCTGTAGCAGGAAGATTACCCGGACACATGAATGTATTATTAGCGGAAGCTAATATACCATATGATATAGTTTTAGAAATGGATGAAATTAATAAAGATTTTATTAATACAGATACAGTATTAGTAATAGGTGCTAATGATACAGTAAATCCATCAGCTCAGGAAGATATTAATAGTCCAATATCAGGAATGCCTGTTTTAGAAGTATGGAAAGCTAATAATATTATTATTCTTAAAAGAAGTATGAATCAAGGATATTCAGGTATTAGTAATCCTCTTTTTTATAGAGATAATAGTTATATGTTATTTGGTGATGCTAAAGACGTAATAAATAAAATTTTAAAAATAATTTAA
- a CDS encoding RluA family pseudouridine synthase: protein MYKTMNHKIITVPSIIEQQRIDNFLINKFKNVPKSMIYRMLRTGKIKVNRKKIFPNFKIKSQDIIKIPFIYINKIKPIKYNININKINFLKKTIIFEDKYLLAINKPSGIAVHGGSGISYGIIENFRYLFQKKNFLELVHRIDKETSGVLLIAKKRSILKILQKQLIEKKIVKEYIALVKGNCFEKKNIYIKNFLVKNFLNKKIKVTIDNNNKGKYSETKFKIIKNYKNIMLIKINPLTGRTHQIRVHMSHLNYPIINDQRYGDNNLNLKFKKFFNLNRLFLHAKSIQFMHPKNNQKIKIYAPLSNELNNCLLKLEHK from the coding sequence ATGTATAAAACAATGAATCATAAAATAATAACTGTTCCATCAATTATCGAACAACAAAGAATTGATAATTTTTTAATAAATAAATTTAAAAATGTTCCTAAAAGTATGATATATAGAATGTTAAGAACAGGAAAAATAAAAGTAAATAGAAAAAAAATATTTCCAAATTTCAAAATTAAATCTCAAGATATAATAAAAATTCCATTTATTTATATAAATAAAATAAAACCAATTAAATATAATATTAATATAAATAAAATAAATTTTTTAAAAAAAACAATAATTTTTGAAGATAAATATTTATTAGCTATTAATAAACCTTCTGGTATAGCAGTACATGGAGGAAGTGGTATTAGCTACGGTATTATCGAAAATTTTAGATATTTATTTCAAAAAAAAAATTTTTTAGAACTTGTGCATAGAATAGATAAAGAAACTTCTGGTGTATTATTAATAGCAAAAAAAAGATCAATATTAAAAATATTGCAAAAGCAGTTAATAGAAAAAAAAATAGTTAAGGAATATATAGCTTTAGTTAAAGGTAATTGTTTTGAAAAAAAAAATATTTATATTAAAAATTTTTTAGTAAAAAATTTTTTAAACAAAAAAATTAAAGTAACAATAGATAATAATAATAAAGGTAAATATTCAGAAACTAAATTTAAAATAATAAAAAATTATAAAAATATTATGTTAATAAAAATAAATCCCCTAACAGGTAGAACACATCAAATTAGAGTTCATATGTCTCATTTAAATTATCCTATAATTAATGATCAAAGATATGGTGATAATAATTTAAATTTAAAATTTAAAAAATTTTTTAATTTAAATAGATTATTTTTACATGCAAAAAGTATTCAATTTATGCATCCTAAAAATAATCAAAAAATTAAAATTTACGCTCCATTAAGTAATGAATTAAATAATTGTTTATTAAAATTAGAACATAAATAA
- the rpmF gene encoding 50S ribosomal protein L32 — protein sequence MAVQKHKKSRSKRGMRRSHNKLSNNNFLLINKKTGKKYLYHHMTDDGFYKGKQVIDKNHN from the coding sequence ATGGCTGTTCAAAAACATAAAAAATCAAGATCTAAAAGAGGTATGAGACGTTCTCATAATAAATTATCTAATAATAATTTTTTGTTAATTAATAAAAAAACTGGTAAAAAATATTTATATCATCATATGACTGATGATGGTTTTTATAAAGGAAAACAAGTTATAGATAAAAATCATAATTAA
- a CDS encoding ACP S-malonyltransferase has protein sequence MKKFAAIFPGQGTQFIGMISSLYIKYKIIRETFCSASEILGYDLWNLIKNGPLKKLNITYYTQPAILTTSIAIYRLWLQKNNILPNIVIGYSLGEYTAMVCSDIISFIDAIKIVEFRGKLMYEMSSNLNDFNINGYYMQTIIGLKKKK, from the coding sequence ATGAAAAAATTTGCTGCTATTTTTCCAGGACAAGGAACCCAATTTATTGGGATGATATCTTCTTTATATATAAAATATAAAATTATAAGAGAAACTTTTTGTTCTGCTTCAGAAATACTTGGATATGATTTGTGGAATCTTATTAAAAATGGTCCATTAAAAAAATTAAACATAACATACTATACACAACCTGCTATTTTAACTACATCTATAGCCATATATAGATTATGGTTACAAAAAAATAATATATTACCTAATATAGTTATTGGTTATAGTTTAGGAGAATATACAGCTATGGTATGTAGTGATATTATTAGTTTTATAGATGCTATTAAAATAGTAGAATTTAGAGGAAAATTAATGTATGAAATGTCATCTAATTTAAATGATTTTAATATTAATGGATATTATATGCAAACTATTATTGGTTTAAAAAAAAAAAAATAG
- a CDS encoding ACP S-malonyltransferase, protein MGAYTIPININIPSHCLLMKSIAYKFKDFLDKITINKPKIKFINNVNCKYEKSSEKIKKNLVKQLYTTVNWFGCIKFIEKKNIFNVIEFTPKSILKKVSLQITNNININSIYNVKTFLLTLEKYKNLNK, encoded by the coding sequence TTGGGAGCATATACAATACCTATAAATATAAATATACCTTCTCATTGTTTATTAATGAAATCTATAGCATATAAATTTAAAGATTTTTTAGATAAAATAACAATAAATAAACCTAAGATTAAATTTATTAATAATGTAAATTGTAAATATGAAAAATCTTCAGAAAAAATTAAAAAAAATTTAGTAAAACAATTATATACTACTGTTAACTGGTTTGGATGTATAAAATTTATAGAAAAAAAAAATATATTTAATGTAATAGAATTTACTCCTAAAAGTATACTTAAAAAAGTATCATTACAAATTACTAATAATATAAATATAAATTCAATTTATAATGTTAAAACATTTCTTCTAACATTAGAAAAATATAAAAATTTAAATAAATAA
- the fabG gene encoding 3-oxoacyl-ACP reductase FabG: MNFKNKIALVTGANTGIGYHIANTLSNYGAYVIGTSTNIDGIKKINNYLGNNGTGIILDLKNKSPYIINNLIRYIIKNFKNLDILVNNAGIINDKLVLNMTNNQWDNVLQINLTSIFRICREVIYYMLKKKFGRIINIGSVIGITGNIGQANYAASKAGIIGFSKSLAKEVASKGITVNVISPGYIKTDMILNLKKIDFNNIKTQIPSKRFGYPQEIADAVIFLASEKASYITGETLNINGGLYMG; the protein is encoded by the coding sequence ATTAATTTTAAAAATAAAATAGCTTTAGTAACAGGAGCAAATACAGGAATAGGCTATCATATAGCAAATACATTATCTAATTATGGAGCCTATGTAATAGGTACATCAACTAATATTGATGGAATAAAAAAAATTAATAATTATTTAGGTAATAATGGTACTGGCATTATTCTTGATTTAAAAAATAAATCACCATATATTATTAATAATTTAATTAGATATATTATTAAAAATTTTAAAAATTTAGATATACTTGTTAATAATGCAGGAATTATAAATGATAAACTTGTATTAAATATGACAAATAATCAATGGGATAATGTTTTACAAATTAATTTAACTTCTATTTTTAGGATTTGTAGAGAAGTTATTTATTATATGTTAAAAAAAAAATTTGGTCGTATAATTAATATTGGATCTGTTATTGGAATTACTGGTAATATAGGTCAAGCTAATTACGCAGCTTCAAAAGCAGGAATTATTGGATTTAGTAAATCTTTAGCTAAAGAAGTAGCTTCTAAAGGCATTACTGTAAATGTCATATCTCCTGGTTATATTAAAACTGATATGATATTAAATCTAAAAAAAATAGATTTTAATAATATTAAAACACAAATTCCATCTAAACGTTTTGGTTATCCTCAAGAAATAGCTGATGCTGTAATTTTTTTAGCTTCTGAAAAAGCATCTTATATAACAGGAGAGACACTTAATATTAATGGTGGTTTATATATGGGATAA
- the acpP gene encoding acyl carrier protein, whose amino-acid sequence MSNSITKRVKKIIINQLGIKKKNIINSSSFKEDLGADSLDTIEIIMALEEEFNIEILDEDAEKITTIQKAIDYINHFKK is encoded by the coding sequence ATGAGTAATTCTATTACTAAACGTGTTAAAAAAATTATTATTAACCAATTAGGAATAAAAAAAAAAAATATTATAAATTCTTCTTCCTTTAAAGAAGATTTAGGTGCAGATTCTCTTGATACTATTGAAATTATCATGGCCTTAGAAGAAGAATTTAATATTGAAATTCTTGATGAAGATGCTGAAAAAATTACTACTATTCAAAAAGCTATTGATTATATTAATCATTTTAAAAAATAA
- the fabF gene encoding beta-ketoacyl-ACP synthase II encodes MFRHRRVVVTGIGMVTPIGNTIESNWFNLINGNSGINHINTFDTSMYKTKIAGLIKNFKYKNNILDRKKKYIDLFIKYGLVACQEAIQNSGLIFKQHYNPRFGISIGSGLGGINLIEKNTNILNKKGPKKITPFLMTSTLMNMLTGNIAINYKITGPSLTISTACSSGIHNIGIAFKIISYNDADVMIAGASEKAVTPLSLSGFCAMNALSKRNNEPQKASRPWDKDRDGFVIGDGAGIIILEEYNHAKKRNANIFAELVGFGMSNDSYHITSPPINGEGAQLAMLNALKDANLNPENIKYINAHGTSTILGDIAEVNAIKKIFKNNYYKLFVSSTKSITGHLLGAAGAIESIYSILSLKHQIVPPTINLDNPDKDLDLDFIPKISRDVYNMQYVLCNSFGFGGTNASLIFKKI; translated from the coding sequence ATGTTTAGACATAGACGTGTAGTAGTTACTGGTATTGGTATGGTTACTCCAATAGGTAATACAATAGAATCTAATTGGTTTAATCTTATTAATGGTAACAGTGGTATTAATCATATTAATACTTTTGATACTAGTATGTATAAAACAAAAATTGCTGGATTAATAAAAAATTTTAAATATAAAAATAATATTTTAGATAGAAAAAAAAAATATATTGATTTATTTATTAAATATGGATTAGTAGCATGTCAAGAAGCTATTCAAAATTCTGGATTAATATTTAAACAACATTATAATCCTAGATTTGGAATTTCTATAGGTTCTGGATTAGGAGGTATTAATTTAATAGAAAAAAATACTAATATTTTAAATAAAAAAGGTCCTAAAAAAATAACTCCATTTTTAATGACATCTACACTTATGAATATGTTAACAGGAAATATTGCAATAAATTATAAAATTACAGGACCTAGCTTAACAATTAGTACAGCTTGTAGTTCTGGCATACATAATATTGGTATTGCCTTTAAAATTATATCTTATAATGATGCTGATGTTATGATAGCCGGAGCATCAGAAAAAGCTGTTACTCCTTTAAGTTTAAGTGGTTTTTGTGCAATGAATGCATTGTCTAAAAGAAATAATGAACCACAAAAAGCAAGTAGGCCTTGGGATAAAGACAGAGATGGATTTGTTATTGGAGATGGAGCAGGTATAATAATATTAGAAGAATATAATCATGCTAAAAAAAGAAATGCAAATATTTTTGCTGAATTAGTAGGTTTCGGGATGAGTAATGATTCATATCATATAACTTCTCCTCCTATAAATGGTGAAGGAGCACAATTAGCAATGTTAAATGCATTAAAAGATGCTAATCTTAATCCTGAAAATATTAAATATATAAATGCACATGGTACATCAACAATATTAGGAGATATAGCAGAAGTAAATGCTATTAAAAAAATATTTAAAAATAATTATTATAAATTATTTGTAAGTTCTACTAAATCAATTACAGGACATTTATTAGGAGCTGCTGGAGCAATCGAATCTATTTATTCTATTCTATCTTTAAAACATCAAATTGTTCCTCCTACAATTAATTTAGATAATCCAGATAAAGATTTAGATTTAGATTTTATTCCTAAAATTTCACGAGATGTTTATAATATGCAATATGTATTATGTAATTCTTTTGGTTTTGGAGGGACTAACGCATCATTAATTTTTAAAAAAATATAA
- the tmk gene encoding dTMP kinase yields MNNKKFIVIEGIDGAGKSTICSYIIKLLNNLNIHNIIKTHEPGGTPIAEKLRNIIKFAKGEKFSHKTELLLIYAARLQLLDNIIRKNINTNWILSDRYDLSTYAYQIGGRKINKKIILFLQNFINNNIKPDITIYLDVNPLIALQRIQIKMYDRIEKESINFFSRVRKYYLKIAKKDKNIKIIDANYNLKNVKSSVEKIINKLILV; encoded by the coding sequence ATGAATAATAAAAAATTTATTGTAATAGAAGGTATAGATGGAGCAGGAAAGTCTACTATTTGTAGTTATATAATAAAATTATTAAATAATCTTAATATTCATAATATTATTAAAACTCATGAACCAGGAGGTACTCCAATTGCAGAAAAATTAAGAAATATTATTAAATTTGCTAAAGGAGAGAAATTTTCTCATAAGACTGAATTATTATTAATATATGCAGCTAGATTACAATTATTAGATAATATTATAAGAAAAAATATTAACACAAACTGGATTTTATCAGATCGATATGATTTATCTACATATGCTTATCAAATAGGAGGGAGAAAAATAAATAAAAAAATTATATTATTTTTACAAAATTTTATTAATAATAATATAAAACCAGATATAACTATTTATTTAGATGTAAATCCTTTAATTGCTTTACAAAGAATACAAATTAAAATGTATGATAGAATTGAAAAAGAATCAATAAATTTTTTTTCTAGAGTTAGAAAATATTATTTAAAAATAGCAAAAAAAGATAAAAATATTAAAATAATTGATGCTAATTATAACCTAAAAAATGTAAAATCATCAGTTGAAAAAATTATTAATAAATTAATATTAGTATAA
- a CDS encoding DNA polymerase III subunit delta' C-terminal domain-containing protein — protein MKKYPILPWYPWLDFFYKKIIYQFLNKKNYKAYIFCSINKLGINSLIYALTKWIFCINKKKLYSCAKCQNCILIEKNIYPDLHIIQNNKEQTSISIELIRNITEITYKTSYRDVGKIIWFPYGNRLNNSSSNAILKILEEPSNNIWFFFQCKNKNELLPTIYSRCQFWYLSPPNEEIGMFWLKKKVQDYKIYKKELIKTAIRICNNSPIYAYQLLNNVIWKNRDFLYNILISSLEEDIMNLLPILNNKNIFLYLNWIYLILLDVIKKQLNIDQKFFYNLDQICIIHKISNLILVDKILLIIKKILFYNNILIKIKTINHELVLINLLLSIEKIYKSDNK, from the coding sequence ATGAAAAAATATCCGATATTACCATGGTATCCTTGGCTAGATTTTTTTTATAAAAAAATAATTTATCAATTTTTAAATAAAAAAAATTATAAAGCTTATATTTTTTGTTCTATAAATAAATTAGGTATAAATAGTTTAATTTATGCCTTAACTAAATGGATTTTTTGTATAAATAAAAAAAAATTATATAGTTGTGCAAAATGTCAAAATTGTATTTTAATAGAAAAAAATATTTATCCTGATTTACATATTATTCAAAATAATAAAGAACAAACAAGTATTAGTATAGAATTAATTAGAAATATAACCGAGATTACTTATAAAACATCTTATAGAGATGTTGGTAAAATTATATGGTTTCCATATGGAAATAGATTGAATAATTCATCAAGTAATGCTATTTTAAAAATTTTAGAAGAACCATCAAATAACATTTGGTTTTTTTTCCAATGTAAAAACAAAAACGAATTATTACCTACAATATATAGTAGATGTCAATTCTGGTATTTATCTCCTCCTAATGAAGAAATAGGTATGTTTTGGTTAAAAAAAAAAGTTCAAGATTATAAAATTTATAAAAAAGAATTAATAAAAACGGCAATACGTATATGTAATAATTCACCAATTTATGCTTACCAATTATTAAATAATGTAATATGGAAAAATAGAGATTTTTTATATAATATTTTAATTTCTTCTTTAGAAGAAGATATAATGAATTTATTACCTATATTAAATAATAAAAATATTTTTTTATATTTAAATTGGATTTATCTAATTTTATTAGATGTAATTAAAAAACAGTTAAATATAGATCAAAAATTTTTTTATAATTTAGATCAAATATGTATTATACATAAAATATCTAATTTAATTTTAGTTGATAAAATTTTATTAATAATAAAAAAAATATTATTTTATAATAATATTTTAATAAAAATTAAAACAATTAATCATGAATTAGTATTAATTAATTTATTATTATCTATAGAGAAAATCTATAAATCTGATAATAAATAA
- the ptsG gene encoding PTS glucose transporter subunit IIBC, translating to MFNNTFANMQKIGKSLMLPVSVLPIAGILLGIGSANFHWLPHIISNIMEKTGSSVFANMPLIFSIGISLGFTQNNGVSALASVVSYGILTKTIEVMIPILLHNNVTQDIIIQKHLADTGVLGGIVAGSIAAYMFNRFHNIHLVDYLGFFSGKRFVPIISGLTSIFVGLLLSFIWIPIGKLIQFFSYWAIYQNPIFAFGIYGIIERTLLPFGLHHIWNVPFQMEIGSFMNEVTKQIYHGDIARYIAGDPSAGKLAGGFLFKMYGLPGAAIAIWHTSKKKNKKKIGSLMLSAALTSFFTGITEPIEFSFMYVAPLLYVIHIILSGLSFPICIMLGMRNGTSFSHGLIDFIILSGNGSRIWLFPLIGCIYTIIYYSIFKIIIIKFNLKTPGREDIQNNTYTDNYISSKNYIKKLVESFGGGDNISNLDACITRLRVSVINIEKVNKKELKLLGASAVIISGTGVQAVFGTKSDNLKTEMDNYIKNNNK from the coding sequence ATGTTCAATAACACATTCGCTAATATGCAAAAAATAGGTAAATCTTTAATGTTACCAGTATCTGTTTTACCAATAGCGGGGATATTATTAGGTATAGGATCAGCTAATTTTCATTGGTTACCTCATATTATTTCTAATATTATGGAAAAAACAGGTAGTTCTGTTTTTGCTAATATGCCATTAATATTTTCTATAGGAATTTCTTTAGGATTTACTCAAAATAATGGTGTATCTGCATTAGCATCTGTTGTTTCTTATGGTATTTTAACAAAAACTATTGAAGTTATGATTCCTATTTTACTACATAATAATGTCACACAAGATATAATTATCCAAAAACATCTTGCCGATACAGGAGTATTAGGTGGTATTGTTGCTGGTTCTATTGCAGCATATATGTTTAATCGTTTTCATAATATCCATTTAGTTGATTATCTTGGTTTTTTTTCTGGTAAACGTTTTGTTCCAATTATTTCAGGATTAACATCAATTTTTGTTGGTTTATTATTATCGTTTATATGGATTCCTATTGGTAAATTAATTCAATTTTTTTCATATTGGGCTATTTATCAAAATCCTATTTTTGCCTTTGGTATTTATGGAATTATAGAAAGAACTTTATTACCTTTTGGATTACATCATATTTGGAATGTTCCATTTCAAATGGAAATTGGTTCATTTATGAATGAGGTAACTAAACAAATATATCATGGTGATATTGCTAGATATATAGCTGGAGATCCATCTGCAGGAAAATTAGCCGGGGGATTTTTATTTAAAATGTATGGATTACCTGGAGCAGCTATTGCAATATGGCATACATCAAAAAAAAAAAATAAGAAAAAAATTGGTAGTTTAATGTTATCAGCAGCATTAACATCATTTTTTACAGGTATTACTGAACCGATAGAATTTTCATTTATGTATGTAGCTCCCTTATTATATGTAATTCACATTATTCTATCTGGATTATCTTTTCCTATTTGCATTATGTTAGGAATGAGAAATGGAACAAGTTTTTCTCATGGATTAATTGATTTTATTATTTTAAGTGGTAATGGTTCTAGAATATGGTTATTTCCATTGATAGGTTGTATTTATACAATTATTTATTATAGTATATTTAAAATAATAATAATAAAATTTAATTTAAAAACTCCTGGACGTGAAGATATACAAAATAATACATATACAGATAATTATATATCATCAAAAAATTATATAAAAAAACTAGTAGAATCTTTTGGTGGAGGAGATAATATTTCTAATCTAGATGCATGTATTACTAGATTACGTGTAAGTGTTATAAATATAGAAAAAGTTAATAAAAAAGAATTAAAATTATTAGGAGCTTCTGCTGTTATAATTTCTGGTACTGGAGTTCAAGCTGTTTTTGGTACTAAATCAGATAATTTAAAAACAGAAATGGATAATTATATAAAAAATAATAATAAATAA
- a CDS encoding HIT domain-containing protein has translation MNSKENIFQKILSKKVITDIIYQDNLVTAFNDINPQSPVHILIIPNILIKTLNDINNNHEFILGRMLLVASKIAKKKHINKLGYRIVINCNVHGCQTIFHLHMHLLGGRQGIKNFF, from the coding sequence ATGAATAGTAAAGAAAATATATTTCAAAAAATTTTATCTAAAAAAGTAATTACTGATATTATTTATCAAGATAATTTAGTAACAGCTTTTAATGATATAAATCCTCAAAGTCCAGTACATATTTTAATTATACCTAATATTTTGATAAAAACACTTAATGATATTAATAACAATCATGAATTTATCTTAGGTAGAATGTTATTAGTTGCATCTAAAATAGCTAAAAAAAAACACATTAATAAATTAGGTTATAGAATTGTAATTAATTGTAATGTTCATGGATGTCAAACAATATTTCATTTACATATGCATTTATTAGGTGGACGACAAGGTATAAAAAATTTTTTTTAA
- the gap gene encoding type I glyceraldehyde-3-phosphate dehydrogenase, translating to MSIRVAINGFGRIGRIFFRAAQKNTKIKIIAINDLLEINYMAYMIKYDSTHGSFKETIKIHKNNLIINKNIIHVFSESDPSKLKWNDLKIDVVIESTGIFLTRELAQQHIIAGAKKVIITAPPKDISIPMFVRGVNFHNYNGENIISNASCTTNCLAPLAKIINDNYIIENGLMTTVHAVTSTQKTVDSPSKKDWRGGRGAYQNIIPSSTGAAKAVGFVLPELNNKLTGISLRVPVANVSVVDFTVRVLKKTTLSDIYKVIKFASHSYMKEVIGYTEDDVVSSDFNGSKLISIFDKKASIAINNNFFKLIAWYDNETGYSTKIVDLILHIFK from the coding sequence ATGTCTATTAGAGTTGCTATTAATGGATTCGGCCGAATAGGACGTATTTTTTTTCGTGCTGCTCAAAAAAATACTAAAATTAAAATTATAGCTATTAATGATTTATTAGAAATAAATTATATGGCATATATGATTAAATATGATTCAACACATGGATCTTTTAAAGAAACAATTAAAATTCATAAAAATAATTTAATTATAAATAAAAATATTATTCATGTTTTTTCTGAATCAGATCCTAGTAAATTAAAATGGAATGATTTAAAAATTGATGTTGTTATTGAATCTACAGGTATTTTTTTGACTAGAGAATTAGCACAACAACATATTATTGCTGGTGCTAAAAAAGTTATTATTACAGCTCCTCCTAAAGATATTTCTATTCCTATGTTTGTTAGAGGAGTAAATTTTCATAATTATAATGGTGAAAATATTATTTCTAATGCTTCATGTACTACTAATTGTTTAGCGCCGTTAGCTAAAATTATTAATGATAATTATATTATTGAAAATGGTTTAATGACAACTGTTCATGCGGTAACTTCAACCCAAAAAACAGTAGATAGCCCCTCAAAAAAAGATTGGAGAGGAGGTAGAGGAGCATATCAAAATATTATTCCTTCAAGTACTGGAGCTGCAAAAGCAGTAGGATTTGTTTTACCAGAACTAAACAATAAGTTAACAGGGATATCATTAAGAGTACCAGTTGCTAATGTTTCTGTTGTTGATTTTACAGTTAGAGTTTTAAAAAAAACTACACTATCAGATATTTATAAAGTTATCAAATTTGCATCTCATAGTTATATGAAGGAAGTTATTGGCTATACAGAAGATGATGTGGTATCAAGTGATTTTAATGGATCAAAATTAATATCTATTTTTGATAAAAAAGCAAGTATAGCTATTAATAATAATTTTTTTAAATTAATTGCTTGGTATGATAATGAAACAGGATATTCTACTAAGATAGTGGATTTAATATTACATATTTTTAAATAA